A single genomic interval of Chryseobacterium paludis harbors:
- a CDS encoding SIR2 family protein: protein MEFTQQQLAFINAFVTEINNGDAAIFAGAGFSTSIGFVNWKELLRDLAEELKLDIDKEHDLLSIAQYHFNKFKRGKINDKIKNEFTTLKEGSENHKILARVGIDTFWTTNYDQLIERTLEAEGKTVERKIRNEDFSSNIKKKNAIVYKMHGDKDSPDEAVLLKDDYESYNDKKELFSTALRGDLLSKTFLFIGFSFDDPNLEYILSRIRILLKDNTPTHFCFFREVSVDGFNDPNKSEAQNNEEYVYAKIKQELKIEDLRRYGIHAIMIKKYPEITSILSEIEKRIKRRNIFISGAAHDYSPFTEENAIKLLHNLSYRLAEKEYKIISGYGLGVGSTIINGALDFKLNSHYKSLDDLLILRPFPQISSDTLSLSEMRTEYRREMISKAGIALFVFGNKLNGGDIVNSDGMLEEFDICLEHHVVPIPIGLTGAVSRVLWDKVMSNLSAYYPDNTDLFDAIGEMGRTDISEEDLIKNIIKAINILQKI from the coding sequence ATGGAATTTACGCAACAACAACTTGCATTTATCAATGCATTCGTAACTGAGATCAATAATGGTGATGCCGCAATATTTGCTGGTGCCGGTTTTTCTACGTCTATTGGGTTTGTAAACTGGAAGGAACTTCTAAGAGATTTGGCGGAAGAACTTAAATTGGATATAGATAAGGAACATGACCTACTGTCTATTGCACAGTATCATTTTAATAAGTTTAAGCGTGGAAAGATAAACGACAAAATAAAAAATGAGTTTACCACACTAAAGGAAGGAAGTGAAAATCATAAAATATTGGCTAGAGTTGGGATTGATACTTTCTGGACTACCAATTATGACCAGCTTATTGAAAGAACTCTAGAAGCAGAAGGAAAAACAGTAGAACGGAAAATCAGAAATGAAGATTTTTCAAGTAATATAAAGAAAAAAAATGCGATAGTCTATAAGATGCATGGTGACAAGGATTCTCCCGATGAAGCTGTATTGCTAAAGGACGATTATGAGAGCTATAATGATAAGAAAGAATTATTTTCCACTGCTTTAAGAGGTGATTTGTTATCAAAGACTTTTCTATTCATAGGATTCAGTTTTGATGATCCCAATTTAGAATACATTTTAAGTAGGATAAGAATTTTGTTAAAAGATAATACACCTACCCATTTTTGTTTTTTTAGAGAGGTTTCAGTAGATGGTTTTAATGATCCAAATAAATCAGAGGCGCAAAATAATGAAGAGTATGTATATGCTAAGATCAAACAGGAACTTAAAATCGAAGATTTGCGTAGATATGGAATTCATGCTATCATGATAAAAAAGTATCCTGAAATAACTTCTATCCTTTCTGAAATAGAAAAACGTATTAAGAGAAGAAATATTTTCATTTCGGGTGCAGCTCACGATTATTCTCCCTTTACTGAAGAAAATGCAATAAAATTACTTCATAATTTAAGTTATAGATTAGCGGAGAAAGAGTATAAAATAATTTCTGGGTATGGTCTGGGTGTCGGAAGTACTATAATTAATGGCGCATTAGACTTTAAATTAAATTCCCATTATAAGAGTTTAGACGATTTGCTGATTCTCCGTCCATTCCCGCAAATCAGCTCAGATACGTTAAGCCTTTCTGAAATGAGAACAGAGTATAGAAGAGAAATGATTTCAAAAGCGGGAATTGCACTCTTTGTATTTGGAAATAAACTCAATGGTGGAGATATTGTCAATTCCGATGGGATGCTGGAGGAATTTGATATTTGTCTTGAACATCATGTAGTGCCTATACCTATTGGTTTAACAGGTGCAGTATCTAGGGTATTATGGGATAAGGTAATGAGTAACTTAAGCGCATACTATCCTGATAATACCGATTTATTCGATGCTATTGGCGAAATGGGAAGGACTGATATTTCTGAAGAAGATCTTATAAAAAATATAATTAAAGCAATTAACATACTACAAAAAATATAA
- a CDS encoding ATP-binding response regulator produces MSYSLESIRHIGTSGVSEAQKRIILIVNTISIITSLLAVSAGTFLFILTGKAAIGIAAYTEVGMFSSIIVMNHYRKYGVARIAIHIFQNATVLYFGLLFGKHVDVKLMIVFLGIIPLLLFSDKHVKITCFIVTCVTLFILEYNYQYPIFEPISLSLHDERITRWLSLSVILFLVMVVVWFNEEDKRKANESLAHANEKLEQLTDQLQQLVASKVKYVQQITHEIRGPFNAIFSIAQQLLDKLPKFDNFKQIEDDIHTLNAGCYQTLNIINSALDVSKLEVGGYPVTMSTICVRNWIKDIMDIFQYIASHKQVTIKTIVRPRVPSHIEGDHEKLTRIVNNLLYNAIKFTRKNTTVTITVDSNETFWNISIADQGKGIPKIELDEAFKIFHSSSTDSAEGTGLGLYFVSETIGLLKGKIEVFTRSGHGSNFVTQFPLITATSIPESQADGHSLKQPDLLGKQILIIDDDLMQATYLKKFLESNGAIVRLAETGIDGFKELDKQAADLIVLDNTLPDISGIEALRALQKSHFDLIPVIMVTADKNITRDDAIAAGACDYLLKPVILKELRTLVHNCFQVTSTNE; encoded by the coding sequence ATGAGCTATTCCCTCGAATCCATCCGTCATATTGGTACATCTGGTGTAAGTGAAGCACAAAAAAGGATTATTTTAATTGTCAACACCATTTCCATTATTACCTCCTTGCTTGCGGTTTCAGCAGGGACATTTCTTTTTATACTCACTGGGAAGGCTGCTATTGGTATTGCGGCTTATACCGAGGTGGGTATGTTTTCCAGCATTATTGTCATGAACCATTATAGGAAGTATGGTGTGGCACGTATTGCCATTCACATCTTCCAAAATGCAACTGTACTATATTTCGGCCTGCTGTTCGGAAAACATGTAGACGTAAAGTTAATGATCGTTTTCTTAGGGATCATACCACTTCTTTTATTTTCCGACAAACATGTAAAGATTACCTGCTTCATTGTGACCTGCGTAACCTTGTTTATTCTCGAATACAATTACCAGTATCCCATTTTCGAACCAATATCCCTTAGTCTCCATGATGAGCGTATTACGCGCTGGTTAAGCCTATCCGTTATTTTGTTTTTGGTAATGGTTGTGGTCTGGTTTAATGAAGAAGACAAGCGAAAAGCTAATGAATCCCTTGCACACGCCAATGAAAAATTGGAACAGCTTACTGACCAGCTGCAACAATTAGTAGCATCAAAAGTCAAATATGTACAGCAAATAACTCATGAAATCAGAGGGCCATTTAATGCTATCTTTTCAATTGCCCAGCAGTTACTTGATAAATTACCCAAGTTTGATAATTTTAAACAAATCGAAGATGATATCCACACACTCAATGCAGGCTGCTATCAAACACTTAATATTATCAACAGTGCTTTAGATGTTTCTAAATTGGAAGTGGGTGGCTATCCGGTCACAATGAGTACGATCTGTGTTCGCAACTGGATAAAAGACATTATGGACATCTTCCAATACATAGCTTCCCATAAGCAGGTCACTATAAAAACAATAGTTCGGCCACGTGTTCCCAGTCACATTGAAGGAGATCATGAAAAATTGACACGGATTGTCAATAACCTACTGTACAACGCCATTAAATTTACCCGTAAAAACACTACAGTAACAATTACAGTAGATAGTAATGAAACATTTTGGAACATCAGTATTGCCGATCAAGGCAAAGGTATACCTAAAATAGAATTGGATGAAGCCTTTAAAATATTTCATTCCAGCAGTACTGACAGTGCAGAAGGAACGGGCCTCGGGCTTTATTTCGTAAGTGAAACCATTGGCCTTTTGAAAGGAAAGATAGAGGTCTTTACCCGCTCTGGACATGGTAGCAACTTCGTTACTCAATTCCCATTAATAACAGCTACTTCCATCCCAGAATCCCAGGCAGATGGGCATTCCCTAAAGCAGCCTGATCTTTTGGGGAAACAAATACTCATTATTGACGATGATCTGATGCAAGCCACTTACTTGAAAAAATTTTTGGAAAGTAACGGTGCCATCGTGCGTCTTGCAGAAACTGGAATAGACGGTTTTAAGGAATTGGATAAACAGGCAGCAGATCTGATTGTTTTGGACAATACATTACCGGATATTAGCGGCATTGAGGCCCTCCGTGCACTGCAAAAAAGCCATTTCGACCTAATTCCCGTGATCATGGTAACTGCCGATAAGAATATAACCCGAGACGATGCAATAGCTGCCGGTGCTTGTGATTATCTTCTAAAGCCAGTTATTCTAAAGGAATTAAGAACACTGGTGCATAACTGTTTCCAGGTTACCTCTACCAATGAGTAA
- a CDS encoding toll/interleukin-1 receptor domain-containing protein: MEKLISKDLLAKVRSENLNEFIQLNTKAEDKRKRNKYSFETSVFLSHKHDEKEIIKQVITLLNKLGIDVYVDWLDNEMPKNTNGSTATRIKEKIKQNDKFILLATEAAISSKWCNWELGYGDAHKYHKNIAVMPITNNNDNVFSGTEYLQIYPIITSEFFTFTGTYWVEYNETKIKLVDWLKQ; this comes from the coding sequence ATGGAAAAATTAATCTCAAAAGATCTTCTTGCTAAGGTAAGGAGCGAAAACTTGAATGAATTTATTCAACTTAATACCAAAGCGGAAGATAAAAGAAAAAGAAACAAGTATTCTTTTGAAACTTCTGTATTCCTTTCCCATAAACATGACGAAAAGGAAATTATCAAACAAGTCATCACATTACTTAATAAATTAGGGATAGATGTTTATGTGGACTGGTTGGATAATGAAATGCCTAAAAATACTAATGGTAGTACGGCAACAAGGATAAAAGAAAAGATTAAACAAAACGATAAATTTATTTTATTGGCAACTGAAGCTGCTATTAGTTCTAAATGGTGTAATTGGGAGCTTGGTTATGGAGATGCTCATAAGTATCATAAGAATATTGCAGTGATGCCCATTACCAACAATAATGATAATGTCTTTAGCGGAACAGAGTACCTACAAATCTATCCAATAATTACTTCAGAATTTTTCACTTTTACAGGTACTTATTGGGTAGAATATAATGAAACAAAAATTAAGCTTGTAGATTGGCTAAAACAATAA
- a CDS encoding TIR domain-containing protein, with protein sequence MARETFISYKYSEAKALRDEIINQLGDDANYYRGETSTSPNLVSTTVNNIKNNLKEMIYGTSVTIVIVSPNMLHSEWMEWEIEYSLKEITRQDRTSRTNGILGVVMKVNGSYDWLISRRMSQDGCFSRYIDKNYLFEILNRNRYNLRTDDRYYCATCQSYDRLTGSYFSLIDQDEFLSDPNKYIENAYEKATNLWKYKICKES encoded by the coding sequence ATGGCAAGAGAGACTTTTATTTCATATAAATATAGTGAGGCAAAAGCATTGCGTGATGAAATTATCAACCAATTGGGAGACGATGCTAATTATTATAGAGGGGAAACCTCAACATCTCCTAACCTAGTCTCGACGACGGTTAACAATATAAAGAATAATCTTAAAGAAATGATTTATGGCACCTCTGTTACAATTGTTATTGTCTCGCCAAACATGCTTCATAGTGAATGGATGGAATGGGAAATAGAATATTCTTTAAAAGAAATAACTAGACAAGATCGGACTTCAAGAACAAATGGAATATTGGGTGTTGTCATGAAAGTAAATGGCAGTTACGATTGGTTGATATCGAGAAGGATGAGTCAAGATGGGTGTTTTTCAAGGTATATCGACAAGAATTATCTTTTTGAGATTCTTAATAGGAATCGATATAATTTAAGAACAGATGATAGATATTATTGTGCCACCTGTCAGTCTTATGACAGACTAACAGGATCATATTTCTCACTAATAGACCAAGATGAGTTCTTAAGTGATCCCAATAAATATATTGAAAACGCATATGAAAAAGCCACAAACCTATGGAAGTACAAAATCTGCAAAGAAAGCTAA
- the mobC gene encoding conjugal transfer protein MobC, producing MQGEDDLRGLAKIMAFMRAVSILLVLMHFYWFCYEFFAQREWTLEVIGRILINFNRTAGLFLAPFYTKAFALVLLALSCLGTKGVKNEKITWSKISLVLMIGLVCFFLNTPLLNLSTALATLLYILTTSVGYIALMVAGLWMSRLLRNRLMDDVFNNENESFQQETQLMQNEYSVNLPTKFYYKGQWNNGWINVVNPFRATIVLGTPGSGKSYAIVNNYIKQHIEKGFSMYIYDFKFDDLSTIAYNHLLKHADKYKVKPKFYVINFDDPHRSHRCNPLNPSFMTDISDAYEAAYTIMLNLNRSWIQKQGDFFVESPIILLAAIIWFLKIYENGKYCTFPHAIELLNKKYSDVFTILTSYPELENYLSPFMDAWQSGAQDQLQGQIASAKIPLSRMISPQLYWVMTGDDFSLDINNPEEPKILCVGNNPDRQNIYSAALGLYNSRIVKLINKKGQLKSSVIIDELPTIYFRGLDNLIATARSNKVAVCLGFQDFSQLTRDYGDKESKVIQNTVGNIFSGQVVGETAKNLSERFGKVLQKRQSMTINRNDTSTSISTQLDSLIPASKISTLTQGIFVGAVSDNFDQRIEQKIFHGEIVVDNDKVASETKAYQKMPYIRSFLNENREDIMKKEIQENYKEIKLDVVSIIEREKERINNDPGLQHLIKK from the coding sequence ATGCAAGGAGAAGATGATTTAAGAGGATTAGCCAAGATTATGGCATTTATGCGAGCAGTAAGTATCCTTTTGGTACTCATGCACTTTTACTGGTTTTGCTACGAGTTTTTCGCTCAGCGGGAATGGACATTGGAAGTCATAGGAAGGATACTTATTAATTTTAACAGAACCGCCGGATTGTTTCTGGCTCCATTCTATACTAAAGCATTTGCTCTGGTATTGCTTGCTCTTAGTTGCTTAGGAACCAAAGGAGTAAAAAATGAAAAGATCACCTGGTCAAAGATCTCTCTGGTCTTAATGATTGGTCTGGTGTGCTTTTTTCTAAATACCCCTTTGCTGAATCTCTCTACGGCGCTGGCTACATTACTATACATTCTGACCACCTCAGTAGGCTACATTGCCCTAATGGTTGCAGGGCTATGGATGAGCCGTTTACTTCGGAACCGCCTGATGGATGATGTTTTCAATAATGAAAATGAGAGTTTCCAGCAGGAAACCCAATTGATGCAAAATGAATACTCCGTTAACCTTCCAACCAAATTTTATTACAAAGGTCAATGGAACAACGGATGGATAAATGTCGTAAACCCCTTCAGGGCCACCATTGTACTGGGAACTCCTGGCTCAGGAAAATCATATGCCATTGTTAACAACTATATTAAGCAACATATTGAAAAGGGATTTTCGATGTATATATATGACTTCAAATTCGATGACCTTTCTACCATAGCATATAATCATCTTCTAAAACATGCTGACAAATACAAGGTAAAACCCAAATTCTATGTCATCAACTTTGATGACCCTCATCGAAGCCATCGCTGTAATCCACTAAACCCTTCTTTTATGACAGATATATCAGACGCCTATGAAGCTGCTTATACCATCATGCTCAATCTTAACCGTAGCTGGATTCAGAAGCAGGGCGATTTTTTTGTTGAGTCACCAATTATCTTACTGGCGGCCATTATCTGGTTTCTAAAAATCTACGAAAATGGCAAATATTGTACATTTCCCCACGCGATAGAATTGCTAAATAAAAAGTACTCCGATGTGTTTACTATTTTAACTTCTTACCCTGAGCTTGAAAATTACCTTTCTCCCTTTATGGATGCTTGGCAGAGTGGCGCCCAAGATCAGCTTCAGGGACAGATCGCTTCCGCGAAGATTCCTTTATCAAGAATGATCTCTCCCCAACTTTATTGGGTTATGACAGGCGATGATTTTTCTTTGGATATTAACAACCCTGAAGAACCCAAGATCCTTTGCGTGGGCAATAATCCCGACCGTCAGAACATTTATTCTGCCGCTCTCGGGCTCTACAACTCACGCATTGTAAAACTGATAAATAAAAAAGGGCAATTAAAAAGCTCTGTAATCATTGATGAACTACCAACGATATATTTTCGTGGATTGGATAACCTTATTGCAACGGCCCGTAGCAATAAGGTTGCTGTTTGCCTTGGATTTCAGGATTTTTCCCAGCTCACTAGGGACTACGGTGATAAAGAAAGTAAAGTGATACAAAATACAGTGGGTAATATCTTTAGTGGCCAGGTAGTTGGCGAAACCGCCAAAAACTTATCAGAGCGGTTTGGGAAAGTTTTACAGAAGCGCCAGAGTATGACCATCAATAGGAATGATACGTCAACATCGATATCAACACAGCTTGATAGCTTGATACCCGCCTCTAAAATTTCTACCTTAACCCAAGGTATATTCGTAGGGGCTGTTTCTGACAATTTTGATCAGCGCATTGAACAGAAAATTTTCCATGGGGAGATCGTAGTTGATAATGACAAAGTTGCTTCTGAAACAAAAGCCTATCAGAAAATGCCATACATCAGATCATTTTTGAATGAGAATAGAGAAGATATCATGAAAAAAGAAATTCAGGAAAATTACAAGGAAATAAAGTTAGATGTTGTATCCATTATTGAAAGAGAAAAAGAACGGATCAATAACGATCCCGGTCTACAACATCTGATCAAGAAATAA
- a CDS encoding toll/interleukin-1 receptor domain-containing protein, producing MFKYQLILLGTITPLTEELVALYHQKIEELKLQKDFYKVIRAKEINEYKGNQPAFVIYFGDPAGNHKDIDEVSKMIDQGNMVLPIYYKQGAFRTEIPAILSNQNGLLFSNFQKDKIVDLVLESFGKLRNARKVFISYKRNESTSVAIQLYEALEKHNFDVFLDTHAIKQGEPFQEELWHRMTDCDVIVVLNTPGFMESEWCEKEIAEASVKQIGVIQLIWPNHKLERMAEVCFPTQLSTVDFINGLYSDKDKSKLTDQMVEGIVSHVESVRARNLASRQDNLITEFLNAARKNGKQINIQPERFLTEELPNSKRRIFIPLVGIPQSLDYNQSSELRKAIKDFHVEEVYLIYDDVKIRQKWLDHLTYLDGQLDVETIKKQEFDLWLQNH from the coding sequence ATGTTTAAATATCAACTCATATTACTGGGGACAATTACCCCATTAACAGAGGAGCTTGTTGCTCTATACCATCAAAAAATCGAAGAATTAAAACTCCAAAAGGATTTCTATAAAGTTATTCGTGCTAAAGAAATTAACGAATACAAAGGAAACCAGCCTGCTTTTGTTATTTATTTTGGTGACCCTGCAGGCAATCATAAGGATATTGATGAAGTATCAAAAATGATTGATCAAGGAAATATGGTATTGCCTATTTATTATAAACAAGGTGCATTTAGAACAGAAATACCAGCAATACTTAGTAATCAAAATGGATTGTTATTTTCTAACTTTCAGAAGGATAAAATTGTTGATTTAGTACTTGAATCATTTGGCAAGCTTAGAAATGCAAGAAAAGTCTTCATAAGCTATAAAAGAAATGAATCAACATCTGTAGCCATACAGTTATATGAAGCATTAGAGAAACATAACTTCGATGTATTTTTAGATACTCACGCAATTAAACAAGGGGAACCATTTCAAGAGGAGCTTTGGCATAGGATGACGGATTGTGATGTAATTGTTGTCTTAAATACTCCTGGATTCATGGAAAGTGAATGGTGTGAAAAGGAAATAGCCGAAGCAAGTGTAAAACAAATCGGTGTCATTCAGCTAATTTGGCCAAATCACAAACTAGAAAGGATGGCAGAAGTATGTTTTCCTACTCAACTCAGTACTGTAGATTTTATTAATGGGCTTTATTCTGATAAGGATAAATCAAAGCTCACAGATCAGATGGTCGAGGGGATTGTTTCCCATGTAGAATCTGTAAGAGCAAGAAATTTAGCATCAAGGCAAGATAATCTGATTACCGAGTTTTTAAACGCTGCTCGTAAGAATGGAAAACAAATTAATATCCAACCCGAAAGGTTTTTAACAGAAGAATTACCTAATAGCAAGAGACGAATATTTATACCATTGGTGGGAATTCCACAATCTTTGGACTACAACCAATCTTCTGAGCTTAGAAAGGCAATTAAAGATTTTCATGTTGAAGAAGTGTATCTGATATATGATGATGTGAAAATAAGACAAAAATGGTTGGACCATTTAACGTATTTAGATGGACAATTAGATGTTGAAACAATTAAAAAACAGGAATTTGACCTATGGCTACAAAATCATTAA
- a CDS encoding TIR domain-containing protein, whose product MAKRQIFYSFHYDNDVFRVQLIRNIGALEGNEPVSPNEWETVKRGGEASIKKWIDDNLKYKSCVVVLVGSDTANRKWVKYEIEKAWNDGKPVLGIYIHNLKCPRNGTCSQGANPFDSLTLSGSGKKLSSIVKCYNPAANNAYSDIANNLEKWIEEAISSR is encoded by the coding sequence ATGGCAAAGAGGCAAATATTTTATAGTTTTCATTATGACAATGATGTGTTCAGGGTTCAATTGATCCGTAATATTGGTGCCCTAGAGGGAAATGAACCAGTTTCGCCTAATGAATGGGAAACAGTGAAAAGAGGGGGCGAGGCATCCATAAAAAAATGGATCGATGATAATTTGAAATATAAAAGTTGTGTGGTAGTTCTGGTTGGATCGGATACTGCGAATCGCAAATGGGTGAAATACGAAATTGAAAAGGCCTGGAATGATGGAAAGCCCGTACTAGGGATATATATTCATAATTTAAAATGTCCCCGAAATGGAACCTGCAGCCAAGGTGCCAATCCTTTTGATAGCTTGACCCTAAGTGGTAGTGGAAAGAAGCTGTCTAGTATAGTTAAGTGTTATAATCCTGCTGCAAACAATGCTTATTCGGATATTGCTAATAATCTTGAAAAGTGGATTGAAGAAGCCATATCTAGCAGGTAA
- a CDS encoding helix-turn-helix domain-containing protein: MDDKIVLYEIGANIRKKRIELGWTQTDLGIAAGGMGVGRISEIERGLRDLHTVTLVTLIWALGAEPGEIIPYTKKDK, translated from the coding sequence TTGGACGATAAAATTGTATTATATGAGATAGGTGCCAACATCAGGAAAAAGAGAATTGAACTCGGTTGGACACAGACTGATTTAGGCATTGCAGCCGGTGGTATGGGCGTTGGCAGAATAAGCGAAATTGAAAGAGGTTTACGTGACCTTCATACTGTAACACTGGTAACATTGATCTGGGCCCTTGGAGCGGAGCCTGGTGAGATCATCCCCTATACTAAAAAAGATAAATAA
- a CDS encoding terpene synthase family protein, translated as MAPQPLLFALTDINSLLFLLDDQIDPVSKDSGKDKLQLRPFISAFMSVLFNPLPQKYTHPFLCALADFWSRVTVITSDLWQWQFATALCQTFHSALWQMENVKNGYKPTLEEYKMHRRFLGAANIATASIPAVLDITSNWGRLTMQVAELTTLAENIVCWANDLYSLTKEIEQGDTYNLVLIIQQVYKLSLDEAINKTVGIHDQDMKRFQIKADAVAGNSPLLSNYINGLKYIIRGNMDWSENETTRYQFAHVK; from the coding sequence ATGGCGCCGCAACCATTGCTTTTTGCCCTTACAGATATTAATAGTCTTCTTTTTTTACTTGATGATCAAATAGATCCAGTTTCAAAGGATTCAGGAAAGGATAAACTACAACTACGTCCTTTTATTTCAGCTTTTATGTCCGTTTTGTTTAACCCATTGCCTCAGAAGTATACTCACCCTTTTCTATGCGCCTTAGCAGATTTCTGGAGCAGGGTTACTGTCATAACTTCGGACCTATGGCAGTGGCAGTTTGCAACAGCACTTTGCCAAACCTTTCATTCCGCGCTCTGGCAGATGGAGAATGTTAAAAACGGTTACAAACCGACCTTAGAAGAATATAAAATGCACCGCCGTTTTTTAGGAGCTGCTAATATCGCTACTGCTTCCATACCTGCCGTTTTGGATATTACCAGCAATTGGGGCCGCCTGACAATGCAGGTTGCTGAACTTACAACCTTGGCTGAAAATATTGTTTGCTGGGCAAATGATCTCTATAGCCTCACCAAAGAAATCGAACAGGGAGATACCTATAACCTCGTCTTGATTATTCAACAGGTATACAAGCTGTCTTTGGATGAGGCAATCAATAAGACAGTCGGTATTCATGACCAGGACATGAAACGTTTTCAGATTAAGGCAGATGCAGTTGCAGGAAATTCCCCTTTACTTTCCAACTATATAAATGGGCTGAAATATATTATCCGCGGAAATATGGATTGGTCAGAAAATGAAACAACCCGCTACCAGTTTGCACATGTAAAATAA
- a CDS encoding SLOG domain-containing protein yields the protein MATKSLKNIFLSASIPFKERDQKYYNSADIIAIRDSIVALASTVLPGHRLIWGGHPSITPIIYYVMQKLDLNIQEHVLLYQSKYFEHLFPPDNDKFKNIILTEKREKLADSVFHMRERMFGEHKFEAAVFIGGMEGIEDEFKMFKEFHPKAFLMPVASTGAAAKLVYEEALPDRFKNDRLVTDYGYMSLFQELLIEQL from the coding sequence ATGGCTACAAAATCATTAAAAAATATTTTCTTATCGGCCAGTATCCCCTTTAAAGAACGAGATCAGAAGTACTACAATTCTGCTGATATAATTGCAATACGGGATTCAATAGTTGCATTGGCTTCTACTGTTTTACCGGGTCATCGCTTGATTTGGGGAGGTCATCCTTCTATTACACCAATCATTTACTATGTAATGCAAAAATTGGATTTGAATATTCAAGAGCATGTACTACTATATCAAAGTAAGTACTTTGAGCATTTGTTTCCCCCTGACAACGATAAATTTAAAAACATCATTCTCACAGAGAAACGTGAAAAACTAGCTGACAGTGTATTTCATATGCGTGAGCGAATGTTTGGAGAGCATAAATTTGAAGCGGCGGTATTTATAGGAGGAATGGAAGGTATTGAGGATGAATTTAAGATGTTTAAGGAGTTTCACCCTAAAGCATTTCTCATGCCCGTGGCAAGTACAGGAGCTGCTGCCAAACTCGTTTATGAAGAGGCTTTACCTGACAGATTTAAAAATGATAGGTTAGTTACTGATTATGGCTATATGAGTTTATTTCAGGAATTATTAATTGAACAATTATAG